One Pseudomonadota bacterium genomic region harbors:
- a CDS encoding N,N-dimethylformamidase beta subunit family domain-containing protein, with the protein MKKVVGYTNAWSVAPGDTLEVKVSTYGPAHYHADLVRVICGDDDPDHGIFREEEIAAPFASEYPGRTQKTAAGSYASIAASPRLDALESFTVQTWVFPTTPCKGKQGLIAHWDAGSECGFALIIDDNGAAALHVGDAGKSTTVSCERPIAERRWHLISASYDATTGAIDVYQEFLGPPVEADSSAVAHGKGAYRAATGPLLMAALPATSTGSGRSIPHHNFNGKLDRPLLTGCVLSHSEIGALAWDAMAREREPTLVAAWDFSRDIGSRRVIDTGFNGLHGTTVNLPSRGVKGFNWSGNEQNWQHAPQEYGAIHFHDDDHYDAGWETDFSYTVPDDLESGVYAVRLRADDDESYSTFFVRPPRGTTTSKLAFLASTVTYMAYANYQWHLHEYFAEVTDLSWTPVDADDVFLYQHPEIGLSTYDHHWDGSGVRYASRLRPVLNMAPKTDLGGYNLNLDTLVLGWLEARGIDCDVITDEDLHHEGSALLERYRAVVTGAHPEYFTTPMWDGLRNYIARGGRLAYLGGNGFIWRCAMSDEMPGVIELRRAEDGIRYRDEEPGEYYHEFTGEYGGLWRRLGMAPQALVGVGTVAVGFDASGVYQRTSASFDSRVAFIFDGIGEDEIIGDFGYLGGGASGGEIDAADPMLGTPPHTLVVASSTGHSENTWLVPDETGFHHSAMDGAQNPRVKADMTFFETPGGGAVFSTGSIAWSASLPHNGYDNNVAVVSENVLRRFLDPKPFTVPR; encoded by the coding sequence GTGAAGAAGGTCGTCGGCTACACCAATGCGTGGAGCGTGGCTCCAGGGGATACGCTCGAAGTCAAGGTCAGCACGTATGGGCCAGCGCATTATCACGCTGATCTCGTGCGGGTAATCTGTGGCGACGACGACCCTGATCACGGGATCTTCCGGGAAGAGGAGATCGCCGCGCCGTTCGCGAGTGAGTACCCGGGACGCACCCAGAAGACAGCCGCCGGCTCCTACGCGTCCATTGCCGCTTCACCGAGGCTTGACGCTCTTGAGAGTTTCACGGTGCAGACCTGGGTCTTCCCAACGACGCCCTGCAAGGGCAAGCAGGGACTGATCGCCCACTGGGATGCGGGGTCAGAGTGCGGCTTTGCCCTGATTATCGACGACAACGGCGCGGCCGCTCTGCATGTCGGCGACGCGGGCAAGTCCACGACGGTCTCTTGCGAACGGCCGATCGCCGAGCGCCGTTGGCATCTGATTTCGGCGTCCTACGACGCGACCACCGGTGCGATCGACGTTTACCAGGAGTTCCTGGGTCCGCCGGTCGAGGCCGACAGCTCCGCGGTCGCGCACGGTAAGGGGGCGTACAGGGCCGCAACGGGACCTCTGTTGATGGCGGCACTGCCGGCAACGTCCACCGGCTCCGGACGATCCATCCCTCACCACAACTTCAACGGCAAACTCGACCGGCCGCTCCTGACCGGCTGCGTGCTCTCACACAGCGAGATCGGCGCCTTGGCCTGGGATGCCATGGCTCGGGAACGCGAACCGACGCTCGTCGCCGCTTGGGATTTCTCACGCGATATCGGCAGCCGCAGGGTGATCGACACCGGCTTCAACGGGCTCCACGGCACGACCGTCAACCTGCCCTCGCGCGGTGTGAAGGGTTTCAACTGGTCGGGCAACGAACAGAACTGGCAGCACGCGCCTCAGGAGTATGGCGCCATCCACTTCCACGATGACGACCACTACGACGCTGGCTGGGAAACCGATTTCTCCTACACCGTGCCCGACGATCTCGAAAGCGGCGTATACGCGGTGCGCTTACGCGCAGACGATGACGAGTCCTACAGCACATTCTTCGTGCGCCCTCCCCGGGGCACTACGACCTCGAAGCTTGCCTTTCTCGCATCCACCGTGACCTACATGGCCTATGCCAACTATCAATGGCACTTGCACGAGTACTTTGCCGAGGTCACCGACCTCTCGTGGACGCCGGTCGACGCGGACGATGTGTTCCTTTACCAACACCCCGAGATCGGCTTGTCGACCTATGATCATCACTGGGACGGAAGCGGCGTGCGCTATGCCTCCCGGTTACGACCGGTGCTGAACATGGCGCCGAAGACCGATCTCGGAGGCTACAACCTCAACCTCGACACGCTGGTTCTCGGCTGGCTCGAGGCACGCGGAATTGACTGCGACGTCATCACCGATGAAGACCTGCATCACGAGGGCTCAGCGCTGCTCGAACGCTACCGCGCTGTGGTGACCGGAGCCCATCCCGAGTACTTCACGACGCCGATGTGGGACGGGCTGCGCAATTACATCGCGCGTGGCGGCCGGCTCGCCTATCTGGGCGGCAACGGTTTTATCTGGCGCTGCGCCATGTCCGATGAGATGCCGGGCGTCATTGAGCTTCGCCGCGCAGAGGATGGCATTCGCTACCGCGACGAAGAACCGGGCGAGTACTATCACGAGTTTACAGGCGAGTATGGTGGCCTTTGGCGCCGGCTCGGTATGGCGCCACAAGCGCTGGTCGGCGTCGGCACGGTGGCCGTTGGTTTCGACGCGTCCGGCGTCTACCAGCGCACGTCCGCAAGCTTCGACAGCCGCGTGGCCTTCATTTTCGACGGCATTGGCGAGGACGAGATTATCGGCGACTTCGGATACCTGGGCGGTGGCGCAAGCGGCGGCGAAATCGACGCGGCCGACCCGATGCTCGGCACACCGCCCCACACCCTGGTGGTGGCGAGCTCGACGGGGCATTCGGAAAACACCTGGCTGGTGCCCGACGAGACTGGGTTCCACCACAGCGCCATGGACGGCGCCCAGAATCCCCGGGTCAAGGCCGACATGACATTCTTCGAGACGCCCGGCGGCGGCGCAGTGTTTTCGACGGGTTCGATCGCCTGGAGCGCTAGCCTGCCGCACAACGGCTACGACAACAACGTTGCGGTCGTCTCCGAAAACGTGCTTCGCCGCTTCCTGGACCCAAAACCCTTCACCGTGCCGAGATAG
- a CDS encoding OmpA family protein, giving the protein MMMKRLSMSFAAGLVSLLFLPAVASSDETKVISWSTYGNSGSYGYGLGTGRGHTNWRGYNYGSMAAGFDCHKVFDYTHLDDHTPVTVESTQCYDRTGLPYIVPGSSIIMRLDGTAMISMSSEMLFAFDSAEISGAAQAYLTETAAMIRESGATSVTIVGHTDGIGTAAYNKDLSLRRAMAVRDWLVSQGGLGDVDFQVSGVGADEPLVAEQDAEGRDLPDARQANRRVEILYATN; this is encoded by the coding sequence ATGATGATGAAACGTCTTTCCATGTCTTTTGCGGCAGGGCTTGTTTCGCTTCTTTTCTTGCCGGCGGTCGCGTCATCGGACGAAACCAAGGTCATCTCCTGGTCGACCTACGGCAACAGTGGTTCGTACGGCTATGGGCTGGGGACCGGACGCGGGCACACCAACTGGCGCGGTTACAACTATGGCTCGATGGCCGCCGGTTTCGATTGCCACAAGGTGTTCGATTACACCCATCTGGACGACCATACCCCCGTTACGGTCGAGAGCACCCAGTGCTACGACCGCACCGGCCTTCCCTATATTGTCCCGGGCAGCAGCATCATCATGCGTCTCGATGGGACCGCGATGATCAGCATGTCATCGGAGATGTTGTTTGCGTTCGACTCTGCGGAGATTAGCGGCGCAGCCCAGGCGTATCTCACGGAAACCGCGGCGATGATTCGGGAATCGGGTGCGACGTCGGTTACGATCGTCGGACACACGGATGGCATTGGTACAGCCGCCTACAACAAGGACCTATCGCTGCGCCGCGCGATGGCCGTCAGAGACTGGTTGGTCAGTCAAGGTGGCCTGGGTGACGTCGACTTCCAAGTCTCCGGCGTCGGCGCGGATGAACCCCTTGTCGCAGAACAAGATGCGGAAGGTCGTGACTTACCTGATGCCAGGCAGGCGAACAGGCGGGTAGAGATCCTTTACGCGACGAACTGA
- a CDS encoding hydantoinase/oxoprolinase family protein produces MKRIGIDVGGTNTDAVLVEDDQIVGSVKTPTTEDVMSGITEALKQVLAQTSADPQTLDAVMIGTTHFTNAVAQRRDVGKVAAIRICLPASASLEPFIDWPDDLADKVRGDIVMLQGGHEYDGRPIAPFDETGMREAAKRIGDAGYTAVGVTSVFSPLTSALEDQAAAILADECPDIAVTRSSSLGRIGLLERENATLLNASLQDLSKKTTAAFTKAIETSGIKAQLYLTQNDGTVMLADVAEKFPVFSFASGPTNSMRGAAFLSRQSNAMVVDVGGTTTDIGMLKAGFPREANNVVEIGGVRTLFRMPDLLSIALGGGTLITRGPLTIGPESTGYRLTERGLVFGGGDLTATDIAVAAGLIDLGDPSHVGNLPKNLVDETMAAMREMTAVAIDRMKTEAGDVPVIAVGGGAFLVPDKIAGVSEVIHVEHGEVANAVGAAIAQISGECDQIFQGLSREDALAEARRIAEERAVEAGADAESLELVEVEDLPLAYMPGNSLRARVRVVGAIA; encoded by the coding sequence ATGAAACGTATCGGCATCGATGTCGGCGGCACCAATACCGACGCGGTCCTGGTTGAAGACGACCAGATCGTCGGCTCGGTCAAGACGCCGACCACCGAGGACGTGATGTCCGGCATCACCGAGGCGCTCAAGCAGGTACTCGCCCAGACATCCGCCGACCCGCAGACGCTGGACGCCGTCATGATCGGCACCACCCACTTCACCAACGCGGTCGCCCAGCGGCGCGATGTCGGCAAGGTGGCGGCGATCCGCATCTGCCTGCCGGCCAGCGCGTCGCTGGAGCCGTTCATCGACTGGCCCGACGACCTCGCCGACAAGGTGCGCGGCGACATCGTCATGCTGCAGGGCGGCCACGAGTACGATGGTCGGCCCATCGCGCCGTTCGACGAGACCGGCATGCGCGAGGCCGCCAAGCGGATCGGCGATGCCGGTTACACCGCCGTCGGCGTCACCTCCGTCTTCTCGCCACTGACCAGCGCATTGGAGGATCAGGCGGCCGCCATCCTGGCCGACGAATGCCCGGACATCGCGGTCACCCGCTCCAGCTCGCTGGGGCGCATCGGCCTTTTGGAGCGCGAGAACGCGACGCTGCTGAATGCCAGCCTGCAGGATCTGTCGAAGAAAACGACGGCGGCCTTCACCAAGGCGATCGAGACGAGCGGCATCAAAGCCCAGCTCTACCTGACCCAGAACGATGGCACTGTGATGCTGGCCGATGTCGCCGAGAAGTTTCCGGTGTTCAGTTTCGCGTCGGGTCCGACCAACAGCATGCGCGGCGCGGCCTTCCTGTCGAGACAGTCGAACGCCATGGTCGTTGATGTCGGCGGCACGACGACCGATATCGGCATGCTGAAGGCAGGCTTCCCGCGCGAGGCCAACAACGTTGTCGAGATCGGCGGTGTGCGGACCTTGTTCCGCATGCCCGACCTTCTCTCTATCGCGCTGGGCGGCGGCACGCTGATCACGCGCGGCCCGCTCACCATCGGACCGGAAAGCACCGGTTACAGGCTGACCGAGCGCGGCTTGGTATTCGGCGGCGGCGACCTGACCGCGACGGACATCGCCGTCGCCGCCGGCCTGATCGACTTGGGCGATCCCTCACATGTCGGAAATCTGCCGAAGAACCTGGTCGACGAGACCATGGCCGCCATGCGCGAGATGACCGCGGTCGCCATCGACCGCATGAAAACGGAAGCCGGCGACGTCCCGGTCATTGCGGTCGGCGGCGGCGCGTTCCTGGTGCCCGACAAAATCGCCGGTGTCAGTGAGGTCATCCATGTCGAGCACGGCGAGGTCGCCAACGCGGTCGGGGCGGCTATCGCCCAGATCTCAGGCGAATGCGATCAGATCTTCCAGGGACTTTCGCGCGAGGACGCCCTGGCGGAAGCGCGCCGCATCGCGGAAGAGCGCGCCGTCGAGGCCGGCGCGGATGCAGAGAGCCTGGAACTGGTCGAGGTCGAGGACCTGCCGCTCGCCTATATGCCCGGCAATAGCCTGCGCGCCCGCGTCCGTGTCGTCGGGGCTATTGCCTGA
- a CDS encoding nuclear transport factor 2 family protein, whose protein sequence is MLTNEKFSQWLDAYGSSWVNQNPDGTLALFTDDATYMYTPFHKIMKGKDEIRRYVEKGAVGLQEDIAFDYEVLAVTEDYGINRWRAALTWKETGERLRFDGIYQVFLNEDNLCYRFDEWWHAKPPLPEDNAPE, encoded by the coding sequence TTGCTTACGAACGAGAAGTTTTCTCAGTGGCTTGATGCTTACGGCAGCTCGTGGGTCAACCAGAATCCGGATGGTACGCTGGCGCTCTTCACCGACGACGCCACCTATATGTACACGCCCTTCCACAAGATCATGAAGGGCAAGGACGAGATACGCCGTTATGTGGAAAAGGGCGCGGTCGGCCTGCAGGAGGATATCGCGTTCGACTATGAAGTCCTCGCCGTCACCGAGGACTATGGCATCAACCGCTGGAGGGCAGCGCTGACCTGGAAAGAGACGGGTGAACGGCTTCGCTTCGACGGCATTTATCAGGTGTTCCTGAACGAAGATAATCTCTGTTACCGCTTCGACGAGTGGTGGCACGCCAAGCCGCCGCTGCCCGAGGACAACGCACCGGAGTAG